One genomic window of Daphnia pulex isolate KAP4 chromosome 10, ASM2113471v1 includes the following:
- the LOC124203963 gene encoding 5'-nucleotidase domain-containing protein 1-like, with translation MMAAASTTGRSIFRIRHYDCVGFDMDHTLCRYRLGAVFEMEYQALADYLIREKGYDARLKRPLAEDANFLHKGIVMDVDFGNFVKLSADGRVLRASHGTRVMTDAEITGQYGPLRSDESLRQMAADPIDATEGPIHRKYRPFKDYFDLPALVMCARIVDLLDYANGNKPLEKYNFWKDVLYGLVEMFSRDNLKLNAGGYYPKIKLNPELYLRPCGDGLKKWLTEVKKKQVTFLISGSDPDYVQWVASYCLGTDWKNYFDYIVCASKKPGFFSGNRPFQRWNHSNSSAGGVEDQEIELEELLPINKTIYLRGNWNQLKSSMAWCCGVDHPKVLYFGDHLIQDVLAADTSRLDVVAMVEELAAESQPKKSPPIDGLCSYKRWGSFFYDERGLDSNGPGRLPVDRMNTLWSNLIAQHARLCISYMEAISDYPTDHEFATTQNGHTKFLGFLPSLPTCLL, from the exons ATGATGGCCGCTGCTAGTACAACAGGTCGATCGATATTTCGAATACGACACTACGACTGCGTCGGATTCGACATG GATCACACTTTATGTCGGTACCGACTCGGAGCAGTTTTCGAAATG GAATATCAAGCTCTGGCGGATTATTTGATCCGGGAGAAAGGCTACGACGCTCGTCTCAAGAGACCTCTGGCGGAAGACGCCAATTTCTTGCACAAAGGCATCGTCATGGATGTCGACTTTGGTAATTTCGTCAAACTGTCGGCTGACGGTCGCGTCCTTCGTGCCAGTCACGGGACCCGGGTGATGACGGACGCCGAAATCACCGGACAATACGGACCTCTACGATCCGACGAGTCGCTCCGGCAAATGGCCGCCGATCCCATCGACGCCACCGAAGGGCCCATCCATCGAAAGTATCGACCGTTTAAAGATTATTTCGATCTACCCGCACTCGTCATGTGCGCACGCATCGTCGACTTGCTAGACTACGCCAACGGCAATAAACCTctagaaaaatacaatttctGGAAAGACGTCCTCTACGGATTGGTCGAAATGTTCAGCAG ggataatttgaaattgaacgCTGGAGGCTATTACCCGAAAATCAAACTCAATCCGGAATTGTACCTGAGGCCGTGCGGTGATGGACTCAAGAAATGGTTGacggaagtaaaaaagaaacaagtgacGTTTCTCATCAGTGGATCCGATCCCGACTACGTCCAGTGGGTGGCCAGTTATTGCCTGGGAACCGATTGGAAAAACTATTTCGATTACATCGTCTGCGCCAGTAAAAAGCCTGGATTCTTTAGCGGGAACAGACCGTTCCAGCGATGGAATCATTCCAATTCATCGGCGGGCGGAGTCGAGGATCAGGAAATTGAACTGGAAGAATTATTGCCCATCAATAAGACAATCTACTTGAGAGGCAATTggaatcaattgaaatcttCCATGGCCTGGTGCTGCGGAGTGGACCACCCCAAGGTCCTCTACTTTGGCGATCATCTCATCCAGGATGTCCTGGCCGCCGACACGAGTCGATTGGACGTCGTTGCCATGGTGGAAGAATTGGCGGCCGAAAGTCAACCCAAGAAAAGTCCCCCGATCGATGGCCTCTGCTCCTACAAAAGGTGGGGCTCCTTCTTCTACGACGAACGAGGCCTGGATAGCAACGGTCCTGGACGGCTGCCGGTCGATAGGATGAACACCCTGTGGAGCAATTTGATCGCCCAACACGCCCGGCTCTGCATTTCCTACATGGAGGCGATTTCAGATTACCCGACCGATCACGAATTCGCCACCACTCAAAATGGACATACGAAATTCCTGGGATTCTTGCCCAGTCTTCCAACTTGTTTATTGTaa